From a single Daphnia pulex isolate KAP4 chromosome 2, ASM2113471v1 genomic region:
- the LOC124202952 gene encoding rho GTPase-activating protein 21-like isoform X1 has product MLYHVISICHSCCCFCCCCISALLHLLFPVQDCPVEWQRGMSTGLLDPMIPMDTIFVKHVRENGPVVKAGFSTGDQVVIVNGESVMCKSYAQVVQYYFVYFPLIFRRSAHQPHSIQKLRSLFGDTKVSLTSKSQQHGGGGDSSGAHPPSPSEAEGREGWLYVKQTIIDCRRSTDRSWRQMWTRIRSGTVHFTRDRNTAMASNGNNSYSSYNSNSGSTPGAGTDDMMIDLRGCTVEVAVYYTKRKNVLRLSTFNGLCEYLMQCEDSSD; this is encoded by the exons ATGTTGTATCATGTGATATCCATCTGTcactcttgttgttgtttttgttgctgttgtatctctgctcttcttcatctcctttttcccGTCCAGGATTGCCCTGTGGAATGGCAGCGAGGAATGTCCACCGGCCTGCTCGACCCCATGATACCGATGGACACCATCTTCGTCAAGCACGTGAGAGAGAACGGACCCGTCGTCAAGGCTGGTTTTTCCACTG GTGACCAGGTGGTGATTGTCAATGGCGAGTCGGTCATGTGCAAATCCTACGCCCAGGTGGTGCAATATTATTTTGTGTATTTTCCACTTATTTTTAGACGTTCTGCCCATCAGCCGCACAGCATCCAGAAACTGCGTTCGCTCTTTGGCGACACCAAAGTCTCGCTGACTTCCAAATCGCAGCAGcacggaggaggaggagattcCAGCGGAGCTCATCCGCCCAGTCCGTCGGAAGCCGAAGGACGCGAAGGATGGCTCTACGTCAAGCAGACCATCATCGACTGCCGGCGATCCACCGACCGATCCTGGAGGCAAATGTGGACCCGCATTCGATCTGGCACGGTCCATTTCACGCGGGATCGCAACACGGCCATGGCCAGCAACGGCAACAACAGCTACAGcagctacaacagcaacagcggcTCGACGCCAGGAGCCGGAACCGACGACATGATGATCGACTTGCGCGGATGCACCGTTGAGGTGGCCGTCTACTACACCAAACGTAAGAACGTCCTCCGGCTGTCGACGTTCAACGGCCTCTGCGAGTACCTGATGCAGTGCGAGGACAGCAGCGACTAG
- the LOC124202952 gene encoding rho GTPase-activating protein 21-like isoform X2: MLYHVISICHSCCCFCCCCISALLHLLFPVQDCPVEWQRGMSTGLLDPMIPMDTIFVKHVRENGPVVKAGFSTGDQVVIVNGESVMCKSYAQPHSIQKLRSLFGDTKVSLTSKSQQHGGGGDSSGAHPPSPSEAEGREGWLYVKQTIIDCRRSTDRSWRQMWTRIRSGTVHFTRDRNTAMASNGNNSYSSYNSNSGSTPGAGTDDMMIDLRGCTVEVAVYYTKRKNVLRLSTFNGLCEYLMQCEDSSD, from the exons ATGTTGTATCATGTGATATCCATCTGTcactcttgttgttgtttttgttgctgttgtatctctgctcttcttcatctcctttttcccGTCCAGGATTGCCCTGTGGAATGGCAGCGAGGAATGTCCACCGGCCTGCTCGACCCCATGATACCGATGGACACCATCTTCGTCAAGCACGTGAGAGAGAACGGACCCGTCGTCAAGGCTGGTTTTTCCACTG GTGACCAGGTGGTGATTGTCAATGGCGAGTCGGTCATGTGCAAATCCTACGCCCAG CCGCACAGCATCCAGAAACTGCGTTCGCTCTTTGGCGACACCAAAGTCTCGCTGACTTCCAAATCGCAGCAGcacggaggaggaggagattcCAGCGGAGCTCATCCGCCCAGTCCGTCGGAAGCCGAAGGACGCGAAGGATGGCTCTACGTCAAGCAGACCATCATCGACTGCCGGCGATCCACCGACCGATCCTGGAGGCAAATGTGGACCCGCATTCGATCTGGCACGGTCCATTTCACGCGGGATCGCAACACGGCCATGGCCAGCAACGGCAACAACAGCTACAGcagctacaacagcaacagcggcTCGACGCCAGGAGCCGGAACCGACGACATGATGATCGACTTGCGCGGATGCACCGTTGAGGTGGCCGTCTACTACACCAAACGTAAGAACGTCCTCCGGCTGTCGACGTTCAACGGCCTCTGCGAGTACCTGATGCAGTGCGAGGACAGCAGCGACTAG
- the LOC124202952 gene encoding rho GTPase-activating protein 21-like isoform X3: MSTGLLDPMIPMDTIFVKHVRENGPVVKAGFSTGDQVVIVNGESVMCKSYAQPHSIQKLRSLFGDTKVSLTSKSQQHGGGGDSSGAHPPSPSEAEGREGWLYVKQTIIDCRRSTDRSWRQMWTRIRSGTVHFTRDRNTAMASNGNNSYSSYNSNSGSTPGAGTDDMMIDLRGCTVEVAVYYTKRKNVLRLSTFNGLCEYLMQCEDSSD; encoded by the exons ATGTCCACCGGCCTGCTCGACCCCATGATACCGATGGACACCATCTTCGTCAAGCACGTGAGAGAGAACGGACCCGTCGTCAAGGCTGGTTTTTCCACTG GTGACCAGGTGGTGATTGTCAATGGCGAGTCGGTCATGTGCAAATCCTACGCCCAG CCGCACAGCATCCAGAAACTGCGTTCGCTCTTTGGCGACACCAAAGTCTCGCTGACTTCCAAATCGCAGCAGcacggaggaggaggagattcCAGCGGAGCTCATCCGCCCAGTCCGTCGGAAGCCGAAGGACGCGAAGGATGGCTCTACGTCAAGCAGACCATCATCGACTGCCGGCGATCCACCGACCGATCCTGGAGGCAAATGTGGACCCGCATTCGATCTGGCACGGTCCATTTCACGCGGGATCGCAACACGGCCATGGCCAGCAACGGCAACAACAGCTACAGcagctacaacagcaacagcggcTCGACGCCAGGAGCCGGAACCGACGACATGATGATCGACTTGCGCGGATGCACCGTTGAGGTGGCCGTCTACTACACCAAACGTAAGAACGTCCTCCGGCTGTCGACGTTCAACGGCCTCTGCGAGTACCTGATGCAGTGCGAGGACAGCAGCGACTAG